The Candidatus Alcyoniella australis genome includes a region encoding these proteins:
- a CDS encoding DNA-directed RNA polymerase subunit alpha, translated as MYSVWKDLIRPKQLEVERESLSHYYGKFYAEPLERGFGITLGNALRRVLMSTLQGMAITKVRFNGVQHEFTTIPGIKEDVTDIVLNLKKVRFKANNAATRVLQLENKGEGAISAADIKVDESIVVLNPEQHIATLTKAAKLSAELTVRSGRGYVTYENNKEEDDTIGTIALDASFSPVTKANFNVTNARVGQRTDFDRLIIEVWTDGSTHPEDALAYASKILKEQLQVFINFEETEDDEAFDDQLSEETPFNENLYRSVDELELSVRSQNCLKNANLKYIGELVQRSEQEMLKTKNFGRKSLNEIKEILVEMGLSLGMKIDNFKPLVPEEEKTED; from the coding sequence ATGTATAGTGTCTGGAAGGATTTGATTAGGCCCAAGCAGCTCGAGGTCGAGCGCGAATCGCTCAGCCACTACTACGGCAAGTTCTACGCCGAGCCACTCGAGCGCGGATTCGGCATTACGCTGGGCAACGCCCTGCGTCGTGTCCTGATGTCCACGCTGCAGGGGATGGCGATTACCAAGGTTCGCTTCAACGGCGTGCAGCACGAGTTCACCACGATCCCCGGGATCAAGGAGGACGTGACCGACATCGTGCTCAACCTGAAGAAGGTCCGCTTTAAGGCCAACAACGCGGCCACGCGTGTGCTGCAGCTCGAGAACAAGGGCGAGGGCGCAATCAGCGCCGCGGACATCAAGGTCGACGAGTCGATCGTGGTGCTCAACCCCGAGCAGCACATCGCGACGCTGACCAAGGCCGCCAAGCTCAGCGCCGAGCTGACCGTGCGCTCGGGCCGCGGCTACGTTACCTACGAGAACAATAAAGAAGAGGACGATACGATCGGCACCATCGCATTGGACGCCTCGTTCTCGCCGGTGACCAAGGCCAACTTCAACGTGACCAACGCCCGCGTCGGGCAGCGCACCGACTTCGACCGCCTGATCATCGAGGTCTGGACCGATGGCTCGACGCATCCCGAGGATGCGTTGGCCTACGCCTCGAAGATCCTCAAGGAGCAGCTGCAAGTCTTCATCAATTTCGAAGAGACCGAGGACGACGAAGCCTTTGACGATCAGCTGTCCGAGGAGACCCCGTTCAACGAGAACCTCTACCGCTCGGTGGACGAACTCGAGCTGAGCGTGCGCAGCCAGAACTGCTTGAAGAACGCCAACCTCAAGTACATCGGCGAGCTGGTGCAAAGAAGCGAGCAGGAGATGCTCAAGACCAAGAACTTTGGCCGCAAAAGCCTGAACGAGATCAAGGAAATCCTCGTCGAGATGGGGCTGTCGCTGGGCATGAAGATCGATAATTTCAAGCCACTGGTCCCGGAAGAGGAAAAGACCGAGGACTGA
- a CDS encoding tetratricopeptide repeat protein, producing the protein MDKAIFTSIAKYNKELKLDEHRRVYAQLSEAYRKVGLVDDAIRIGQRGLEIFPSYLACREALGKALYKRGDIEQAAEQLEPVARIVKDNLVVKKLLGKIYIAQEQLEDARHQLEMVSARDTIDFEARSLLISLRQRIAGEEQLVEIDEQSASVAEPSGEPELPVVDLDQVDVFEHQEYVKATDQALGDLDHVEGHLDQIAQRMAQDEVLDPRLKLEKIERRIETAAEARANQVEIKAAAHLAQIHMELSLLDEAIITSRKLIQDDPDNDEIRQMLARFEELLVAKERECERLENLDDLTDAFQQA; encoded by the coding sequence ATGGACAAGGCGATTTTCACATCTATCGCCAAGTATAACAAGGAACTGAAACTCGACGAGCACAGGCGCGTCTACGCCCAGCTCAGCGAGGCCTACCGCAAGGTCGGGCTGGTGGACGACGCAATCCGCATCGGACAACGGGGGCTCGAGATTTTCCCGTCCTATCTGGCCTGCCGCGAGGCGCTGGGCAAGGCCCTGTACAAGCGCGGCGACATTGAGCAGGCGGCCGAGCAGCTCGAGCCGGTGGCGCGGATCGTCAAGGACAACCTGGTAGTTAAGAAGTTGCTGGGCAAGATCTACATCGCCCAGGAGCAGCTGGAAGATGCCCGGCACCAGCTCGAGATGGTCAGCGCCAGGGACACCATCGACTTCGAGGCGCGCTCATTGCTGATCTCGCTTCGGCAGCGGATCGCGGGCGAGGAGCAGTTGGTCGAGATCGACGAGCAAAGCGCGTCCGTCGCGGAACCCTCGGGCGAGCCCGAGCTGCCCGTGGTCGACCTTGATCAGGTGGACGTTTTCGAGCACCAGGAATACGTCAAAGCCACGGACCAGGCCCTGGGCGACCTGGATCACGTCGAGGGGCATCTGGATCAGATCGCCCAGCGCATGGCCCAAGACGAGGTTTTAGATCCGCGACTGAAGCTTGAGAAGATCGAGCGCCGCATTGAGACCGCCGCGGAGGCGCGCGCCAATCAGGTCGAGATCAAGGCCGCGGCGCACTTGGCCCAGATCCACATGGAGCTCTCGCTGCTCGACGAGGCGATCATCACCTCGCGCAAGTTGATCCAGGACGATCCGGACAACGACGAGATTCGGCAGATGCTCGCGCGCTTCGAGGAGCTGCTTGTGGCCAAAGAGCGCGAGTGCGAGCGGCTCGAGAACCTCGACGATCTGACCGACGCCTTCCAACAAGCCTAA
- a CDS encoding glycerol-3-phosphate dehydrogenase/oxidase produces the protein MSGDKFDLLIIGGGISGCAVAHDAASRGLKVALVEKTDYGCATSAATSKLAHGGLRYLKNLEFGLVRESLRERRTLEYIAPHLVYPVPFMIPNYRGTGTRRSMIWAAMLLYDLLSWDKGNLEDPDRRSPGRGFFNRQSSIDLEPGMSSERLSGSSLYYDCQMYSPDRVTLEFLLSAEQNGAQAANYAKVVGFIKQGNRVQGAVVQDSLSDQTYEIRAEVTANTCGPWADIVLGLATDGKNSHGLLRSQGIHIITRSISNKYAMVLATRSGRHFFIIPWRGHSLIGTTDTKYEDAPDEYSVSESAVAEFIDEINDAYPGGKLTREDVLWSYGGLRPIVDKQTEVEGTYSASRKYEIYDDAKENGIEGHVTVIGGKYTTSRNLARSMVDMVGNKLGRELPPCRTDQTRLFGGDIPTWAGFLADLKREHPHGLSGEQLEHLARLHGSALGRVLAHADADPSLLEPIGPGRLDLKCEVVHAVREEMAQTLADVLMRRTEIGTAGDPGAQALETCAELTAAELGWDEQRKAEELAAARDEFSHQGIKPD, from the coding sequence ATGTCTGGCGATAAATTCGACCTGCTAATTATCGGCGGCGGCATCTCCGGCTGCGCAGTGGCGCACGACGCCGCGTCGCGCGGACTAAAGGTCGCGCTGGTAGAGAAAACCGACTACGGCTGCGCCACCAGCGCCGCCACCAGCAAGCTGGCCCACGGCGGACTGCGTTACCTGAAGAATTTGGAATTCGGCCTGGTGCGCGAGAGTCTGCGCGAGCGCCGGACCCTGGAATACATCGCACCGCATCTGGTCTACCCCGTTCCGTTCATGATCCCCAACTACCGCGGCACCGGCACTCGGCGATCGATGATCTGGGCGGCGATGCTGCTCTACGACCTGCTCAGCTGGGATAAGGGCAATCTGGAGGACCCGGATCGCCGCAGCCCCGGCCGCGGATTCTTCAACCGCCAAAGCTCGATCGACCTCGAGCCGGGGATGTCCAGCGAGCGGCTCAGCGGGTCTTCGCTCTACTACGACTGCCAGATGTACAGCCCGGACCGCGTAACCCTCGAGTTCCTGCTCAGCGCAGAGCAAAACGGCGCGCAGGCCGCCAACTACGCCAAGGTTGTCGGATTTATCAAACAGGGCAATCGCGTACAAGGCGCGGTGGTCCAGGACTCCCTCAGCGATCAGACCTACGAGATCCGCGCCGAGGTCACTGCCAACACCTGCGGCCCGTGGGCCGACATCGTGCTCGGGCTGGCCACCGACGGCAAGAACAGCCACGGCCTGCTGCGCTCCCAGGGGATCCACATCATCACGCGTTCGATTTCCAACAAATATGCGATGGTGCTGGCGACCAGGTCCGGCCGCCACTTCTTCATTATCCCCTGGCGCGGCCACAGCCTGATCGGCACCACCGACACCAAGTACGAGGACGCTCCGGATGAGTACTCGGTCAGCGAGTCGGCGGTGGCAGAGTTCATCGACGAGATCAACGACGCCTACCCCGGCGGCAAACTGACCCGCGAGGACGTGCTGTGGTCCTACGGCGGCCTGCGCCCGATCGTGGACAAGCAGACCGAGGTCGAGGGGACCTACTCCGCCAGCCGCAAGTACGAGATCTATGACGACGCCAAGGAGAACGGTATCGAGGGACACGTCACGGTGATCGGCGGCAAGTACACCACCAGCCGCAACCTGGCGCGCAGCATGGTCGACATGGTCGGCAACAAACTGGGCCGTGAGCTGCCGCCGTGCCGTACCGACCAGACCCGACTGTTCGGCGGCGATATCCCGACCTGGGCCGGATTCCTGGCCGACCTTAAGCGCGAGCATCCCCACGGACTTTCCGGCGAACAACTCGAGCACCTGGCCCGGCTCCACGGCTCGGCACTGGGCCGCGTGCTGGCGCACGCCGACGCCGACCCCTCGCTGCTCGAGCCGATCGGGCCCGGACGGTTGGACCTCAAATGCGAGGTGGTGCACGCGGTGCGCGAGGAGATGGCTCAAACTTTAGCCGATGTGCTGATGCGCCGCACCGAGATCGGAACTGCCGGTGATCCGGGCGCTCAGGCGCTGGAGACCTGCGCCGAGCTGACCGCAGCGGAACTGGGTTGGGACGAGCAACGCAAGGCCGAGGAGCTGGCAGCGGCGCGCGACGAGTTCAGCCACCAGGGAATCAAACCCGACTGA
- a CDS encoding spore germination protein GerW family protein yields the protein MDKIIESAMEQMRSMVKSDTILGEPLRMGEDIMIIPVCKIRFGFGSGGGDKGSGKSGSGFGGAGSVDPVGFLTVIDGAVSLMSFKNPTGTLDRVLEQVPDLIEKLSRIKRADKEKDAAADKQE from the coding sequence ATGGACAAGATAATCGAAAGCGCCATGGAGCAGATGCGTTCGATGGTCAAGTCGGACACGATTCTTGGCGAGCCGTTGCGCATGGGCGAGGACATAATGATCATCCCGGTGTGCAAGATTCGTTTCGGCTTCGGCTCCGGCGGCGGCGACAAGGGCTCGGGCAAATCCGGTTCCGGGTTCGGCGGTGCGGGCTCGGTCGACCCGGTGGGATTTCTGACCGTGATCGACGGCGCGGTCTCGCTGATGAGCTTTAAAAATCCCACGGGAACTTTGGACCGCGTGCTGGAGCAGGTGCCGGATCTGATCGAGAAGCTGAGCCGGATCAAACGCGCGGACAAGGAAAAGGACGCGGCCGCGGATAAGCAAGAGTAA
- the infA gene encoding translation initiation factor IF-1: MAKEDAIEVEGTVLEPLPNAMFRVSLDNGHKVLAHISGKMRMHFIKILPGDRVTVELSPYDLTRGRITYRAK; encoded by the coding sequence ATGGCGAAGGAAGACGCGATAGAAGTCGAGGGCACAGTGCTCGAGCCTCTGCCCAACGCGATGTTTCGCGTGTCCCTCGACAACGGTCATAAGGTATTGGCCCATATCTCGGGCAAGATGAGGATGCACTTCATCAAGATTTTGCCGGGAGATCGGGTTACGGTGGAGCTGTCCCCGTACGATTTGACCAGGGGACGCATTACCTATCGGGCAAAGTGA
- the rpsD gene encoding 30S ribosomal protein S4: MARYRGSVCRLCRRERMKLYLKGDRCHSDKCAVNRREYPPGQHGQRRRMKHSDYGIQLREKQKAKRIYGVLEKQFRQYFEKADKAKGVTGENLLRFLEGRLDNIVFRLGFSASRKQARQLVLHGHVRVNDRKVNIPSYQVREGDVVAIKSSSQKLQAIKDSVETIVRSGVPTWLELDTDHFNGTIKAIPTREDLGGMIQDHLIVELYSK, from the coding sequence ATGGCGAGATATCGAGGATCGGTCTGCCGCCTCTGTCGCAGGGAGCGGATGAAGCTCTACCTTAAGGGAGATCGTTGCCACTCTGACAAGTGTGCGGTCAATCGGCGCGAATATCCTCCCGGACAGCACGGACAGCGTCGCCGGATGAAGCATTCGGACTACGGCATTCAGTTGCGCGAAAAGCAGAAGGCCAAGCGCATCTACGGCGTGCTCGAGAAGCAGTTCCGTCAGTACTTCGAAAAGGCCGACAAGGCCAAGGGCGTAACCGGCGAGAACCTGCTGCGCTTTCTCGAGGGACGGCTGGACAACATCGTATTCAGGCTCGGCTTCTCCGCCAGTCGCAAGCAAGCCCGTCAGCTCGTGCTGCACGGCCACGTCCGCGTCAACGACCGCAAGGTCAACATCCCCAGCTATCAGGTTCGGGAGGGGGACGTGGTTGCGATCAAGTCCTCGAGCCAAAAGCTTCAGGCGATCAAAGATTCGGTCGAGACGATCGTGCGCTCGGGAGTACCGACATGGCTCGAACTCGACACGGATCATTTCAACGGTACGATCAAGGCGATCCCCACCCGTGAGGATCTGGGCGGCATGATCCAGGACCACCTGATCGTCGAGCTCTATTCCAAATAG
- the rpmJ gene encoding 50S ribosomal protein L36: MKVQASVKKRCDKCKIVRRKGVVRVICENPRHKQRQG, from the coding sequence ATGAAAGTTCAGGCTTCGGTTAAAAAACGCTGTGACAAGTGCAAGATCGTTCGCCGCAAAGGTGTGGTGCGCGTGATTTGCGAGAATCCCAGGCACAAGCAGCGACAGGGATAG
- the efp gene encoding elongation factor P, protein MKMTATRIRAGNVIDYKGEPYRILQMTHITPGKGNAVVQVKMRNLISGVQTEERFRSTDTVERAMLETKELQYLYKQGDRYVLMDTSTYEMTELDEEAMGDAVLFIKPDAMIQAQLYAERIIGIDPPAKVELEVIETDPPLKGATAANSPKPAKLETGLVVTVPSFIAVGTMIRVDTEKREYVERV, encoded by the coding sequence ATGAAGATGACCGCCACCAGGATCAGGGCCGGGAACGTAATCGACTACAAAGGCGAGCCCTATCGCATCCTGCAGATGACGCACATCACGCCGGGCAAGGGCAACGCCGTGGTCCAGGTTAAAATGCGCAACCTGATTTCCGGTGTGCAGACCGAGGAGCGCTTTCGCTCGACCGATACGGTGGAGCGGGCGATGCTCGAGACCAAGGAACTGCAGTACCTCTACAAGCAGGGCGACCGCTACGTGTTGATGGACACCTCGACCTACGAGATGACCGAGCTGGACGAGGAGGCGATGGGCGACGCGGTGCTGTTCATCAAGCCCGACGCGATGATCCAGGCCCAGCTCTACGCCGAGCGGATCATCGGCATCGATCCGCCGGCCAAGGTCGAGCTAGAGGTGATCGAGACCGATCCGCCGCTCAAGGGCGCGACCGCCGCCAACTCGCCAAAACCGGCCAAGCTCGAGACCGGCCTGGTGGTCACGGTGCCCTCATTCATCGCGGTCGGAACGATGATCCGCGTGGACACTGAAAAGCGCGAGTATGTCGAGCGCGTCTGA
- the rpsK gene encoding 30S ribosomal protein S11, which produces MAKTPKKRTTKKKVRKNIPQGVAHIRSTFNNTIITFSDLSGNTVAWSSAGVVGFKGSRKSTPFAAQLAAEDAAKKAQDQGMQTVAVLVKGPGAGREAALRSLLGCGLKVNLIRDVTPIPHNGCRPPKRRRV; this is translated from the coding sequence ATGGCCAAGACCCCCAAGAAACGGACCACCAAGAAGAAGGTGCGCAAGAACATCCCGCAAGGGGTGGCGCACATCCGCAGCACCTTCAACAATACGATCATCACTTTCTCCGACCTGTCGGGCAACACTGTTGCCTGGTCTTCGGCCGGCGTTGTGGGCTTCAAGGGATCGCGTAAATCGACTCCCTTCGCCGCTCAGCTCGCCGCCGAGGACGCGGCAAAGAAGGCCCAGGATCAGGGGATGCAGACCGTCGCCGTCCTGGTCAAAGGACCGGGAGCAGGGCGCGAGGCAGCCTTGCGCAGCCTACTGGGCTGCGGCTTGAAAGTGAACCTGATCAGGGACGTAACCCCGATCCCACACAACGGCTGCCGCCCACCCAAGCGGCGCAGGGTTTAG
- the rpsM gene encoding 30S ribosomal protein S13 yields the protein MARIAGVNLPRNKRIDVALTYIYGIGPTSSNKILEEAGIDPSLRTDRIADQDVARISTIIDAKFKVEGDLRKQISMNIKRMMDLGTYRGLRHRRGLPVRGQRTHTNARTRKGPRRVLGRKK from the coding sequence ATGGCACGAATCGCAGGAGTCAACCTTCCGCGCAATAAGCGGATAGATGTGGCGCTGACCTATATCTACGGTATAGGTCCGACCAGTAGCAACAAGATTCTGGAGGAGGCCGGCATCGACCCCTCGCTACGCACAGACAGAATCGCCGACCAGGACGTGGCCCGGATCTCGACGATCATCGACGCCAAGTTCAAGGTCGAGGGCGATCTGCGCAAACAGATCTCGATGAACATCAAACGGATGATGGACCTCGGGACCTATCGTGGGCTGCGCCATCGGCGCGGTCTGCCGGTCAGGGGACAGCGGACCCACACCAACGCGCGTACGCGCAAGGGTCCGCGTCGCGTTCTCGGTCGCAAGAAGTAG
- a CDS encoding TlpA disulfide reductase family protein, translating to MRKETKINLVLVGLFVLIAAGLYTIIFRLGGDSASGRGAGSVIAELNAQRRVSSNPKPIPGHLAPDFTVQTMEGGRFALFEQRGKVVLLNFFATWCAPCRMEVPQLDALNARFADANFVMLAISSESGLRRVLPQFSSQFRSPPLFAQDANNQITGSYRISGFPETYLIDKQGNIARRFIGPYDWNGPEFVALVQRLLDQ from the coding sequence ATGCGTAAAGAGACGAAAATCAATCTGGTCCTAGTCGGACTGTTCGTATTAATCGCCGCCGGCCTGTACACAATAATTTTTAGGCTCGGCGGCGATTCTGCGTCCGGCCGCGGCGCTGGATCGGTGATCGCCGAGCTCAACGCCCAGCGTCGGGTAAGCTCGAACCCCAAGCCGATTCCCGGACACCTGGCCCCTGATTTCACAGTGCAGACCATGGAGGGCGGGCGCTTCGCGCTCTTTGAACAACGGGGCAAGGTGGTGCTGCTCAACTTCTTCGCCACCTGGTGCGCGCCGTGTCGCATGGAAGTGCCGCAGCTCGACGCGCTCAATGCGCGCTTTGCCGACGCGAACTTCGTGATGCTGGCGATCTCCTCGGAGAGCGGATTGCGCCGCGTTTTGCCCCAGTTCAGCTCGCAGTTCCGCAGCCCGCCGCTCTTTGCGCAGGATGCGAACAACCAAATCACGGGCAGCTACCGTATCTCGGGCTTTCCCGAGACCTACCTGATCGACAAGCAGGGGAACATCGCCCGGCGCTTCATCGGCCCCTACGATTGGAACGGCCCGGAGTTCGTCGCCCTGGTTCAGCGGCTGCTGGACCAGTAG